ggatgtttctggccttAAAGGGTTAAAATCCATTCACAACTTATGACAAGTAATGATTgcaaggaaatgttgatggacagGAAGACAGAATAACGACAGATGCTGTGCCATTGCATAAGGCCACTAGCCCTTATATATAGAGCCAGATGAACTAAAAATGAATCTTAATGTCTATTTATCTCAACATTTATTTGTTGTATACAAAAGAACATTATACAAAGCATGCTAGAGTAAATTAATTATTCGGGTGTTTGACCAGGATGCTTGTCATTTCCCAGGGCGGTCCATCAGGTGgttgtaaaacacatttttcttttgcCTCTCTGTAATAATAAAGATCTTCCTTTAAATGTTCATGTAATCCTGACTTTTTCAGATCTGCTGCAGAAGCCAGATTTTTCTTGGTAAAAGAAGTGAAATTCAAGAAAAGCCAAATGATAATTATGGTTTCTGGGTTGAGTTTATACCTGGTATGTGTATTAATCCATAATTTGAGTTCTTTGAAGATGTGCAATAAGCAGTCATTTATAGGGTCATACAGACAGAGCGAAATATGATCTGCTGTGGCTCCAAAAGTTGGTATAAGAAAATCTGAGAGTGAACTGCGATTCTTTTTAACTTGGGCAAATCCATTTGTTATGGCTTCAGCTAAGATTTGATTCAAGACTTTCAGATCCAGAAGAACACTGCTGTGTCTTTTCACATCGACCCGAATATCACATTTTTGATCAGtttctatttttctttgtttcttttgAGGTTCATCGTCATCCTCCTCAGTATAATCAGATGGTTCCTTCCCGATTGCCACAGCAATTGTATCATTCACCATGATATCTACTCTGCCATGCCACGTTCCGAGTGATCCTGCataataatcaataatattCACATAAATTAAAAGGTCACTCGAGTAACAAAAGGCCCAATAGGCCTTAATGGTTACCTGAGTTTTACTATCAATTTTACCATCTTAGACCCCATCCATCAGCCCTTGGGAacacaattttgatattaaaactATCCCATCAAATTAAGATTTCTGATATTTCATACAAATTGATCATTTTTGGCCCTCCCCTCAGTCCCCTGAAGTAAAGTCAGGGCCAGCATGTGTGCATACCATCAAACTTCCATccattatagatatatgtcaACCAAATTTAGACAAATTCTaaaagaacttgagaagaagattattgaagtttttgacatatttcagctctgtgaccttgaaaatagGCCAAGGTCAATTATATGAGGAAACTTTATAGCACTCCATATTAGGAATCTACTGGTCAAAGACGAGTGTCATGGGTCTTTCAGAACTTGAGAAGATTCACAAATGAATCTCCATTGAATTTGCAAGTGTGCCCTtgaaaataggtcaaggtcatttatatgaGGAAACTTTTTAACACTCTGCTCTTGGtacctgggcccagtttcatgaacatttcttaactttaaggaattccttaacttcaaTATtaccatagaaaagcattacaaaaattAAGGAAacaatcttaagttaaggagctttctttaaaatctgtaatgctttcctatggcgaattttaagttaagggttTCTTTGAATTTAAGGAATGTTATGAAACTGGGCTCAGCTGGCAAAATATCAGTCCTCTGGGGATGGGCCTTCTGGATCTCGAGTAGAATATTGTTGAAGATTTTAACATATATGACCTTGAATAATAGGTCATGGTCATCTGTGTGAGGAAACTTTATAGCACTCCATTGTAGGATCTACTGGTCAAAGCTGAGTGCCCTGGGTCTGTCATAACTTGAGAAGAttcacaaattattttttaatgaaattgtcAGTTTTTCACatatttaacccctgtgaccttgaaaataaGTCAAGGTCAATGAAATGAGAAAACTTAAATGTACTCTTCCCAATATACCTCCTAACCAAATATCAGTTTTCGTTTCAGTTTTCTAAAAGAAGATTAAAGTTGATAGACAGAAGATGGACAACATTTTTCTGCACCATATCATAAGCTCATTGGCACTTCGTGCTATGTAAGCTAAAATTTTTAGAGAAATTTGACACCCCTGAACTTTAAAATGGATCAAGCAAACTTTAGGAATAGTATCAAAGGTAACATAGCTAGGTTGATGACAGCCCTTCAGGGCCAGTGAGCTAGTATATATGTAATGGGACTGGTGAATATAGCTAGTTTTCATTGGAGGActaaaaagacattttcaaaCATGCAGTGTTAACAGTCCATGAATTTTCATGTAATCAAGTGGTTAAAATCCTGCACATTACTTTTTAGATAAGGTCATacttaaaagaaatatttaggGGGATTCAgaaatgtatatgaaatatatcattgatGAGTAGTACATACATGATTGATCAAAGTTCACGAAAAAATTTAGattcatcatttaaattttgtaGATGCATTAAATGGGGGAAGAGAAAGACGTTTGCATACCTAACGAAGTGTCTCCTTCAGAAATACTACTGTTACAGCCACAGACACATGTTTTTGGGAGCTCCTTAGCATATTGATCAACCTCATACTTCATGTCCGGTACCAATCTAGAAAAGAGGTGATGAGCCATCCCGGTCACAATCAGTGTCTCCTTAGATGTGGTGCTTGCAGTGTCTATACTTTTCCAAATGCCTATTTCATGACTTTTTATCTCtggaaaacaaaatcattaagaaaaagtgaaaataattaacatatatttacatacaagATTTTATATTCTTAACCCCACTCAATGTGAAATGAATTTGTGTTAGAACATGACTTGGCACCCACCACTGGCACTGCATGATATATCGGTCTACTGTTCCCATCTTtgaaacatttgatattaaacATTCATAAACTACATATGAAAGCAGAGTACAGCTATAGCAAACTTCAATTCCcaaatttcaagatggctgccggtTAGCCATGTTGTTTTAGAATGGtctaaaaatacaatattcacAATGTAACTATAAGAACCAGGTGGATCAAATACCTGATATCATAAACAATCCCTTGAGTGCTTTCTGAGAATCAAAGTTCTGGAAGTACTGAGGACACATTCACCAGACTGCAAAATGGTTTACCATATTATTCATTCCAATAAACGCCCCCTCCCACCTGTTTTCTCAAAAAAATCCCAtattacattgtaaacatgATGCCGGTAGTCGTGCCTTGTAAAGATTTGCTACTTGAAAATTCCCCATAAAATAAGACAGAAATTATGAATATAATAAGTATTCATTACATCTAATAATACTGAATTTTCTTTCTGATTTTCAAAGAAGTGGTCACATAAGTCTGTAAGTATCAGTGATCGGCTCCATCTCTTCCTCGTCAGGTAATAGCGGCAGCGCACAGGTCACAATTTGTCATTATCAAAGCACAATCATATTTGTTAAATCTCGCTAGAATTTTTCGTAAATTTATTTTGGATTGTATACAATTACATTCAAAACCTTCAAACATAATGTCATGCTTCCTCAGTAACACGAGTGACAGTGGTGTGTGACTTTCTCGAATTTTGATAGGTTGGCCATTTCTATATTAAGACGATTAGTCTGAAAGCAGGGGGCGCTGTTGGTCACGTGATAAATACTGCCTCAAATATGTCGAATATATATTGGTAGTCAAAATGGCATCCAGAGCTGCCTGCATGGAGATCGTTATATATGAGATATCCAGAGTCGCATGGGAATGGGGTATCCAAATGCGGTTACCAGTACATGCATATGGGGCAAGGAGTAAAGTTTTCCAGAGGCTTTTGCATGTGGCAAAGGGTTACTGTAATGCttcaaatataaacttacaACATTGATGGCTGTAATACGTTTCAACCTTAATATGGTATGTGACCTGACAAACCTCTGAGTCTACCGACACCATATGcatgtttataatgaagtcTGGTAAAACAATAGCGCCCGAAGAGTGTAATGAACGTTGTTAGTAGTCTCGAAGACTTAGCCAGCTGAACCTGCCAGAATCCACGGTTGGCGTCCAGTTTAGAGAATACCTTTGTCTCACTTAGCTTGTATCCTTTGTACTTTAATTGGTAACCGATGATTTTCCCTTTAGACAGACTTGTTTAGTTCAGTTAATCTATACACACAACCTCATCGTGTTATTTTTCTTCGGGACAACAACTAAACCTACACACCTATCAGTGTCAGCAACTAAACCTACACACCTATCAGTGTCAGCAACTAAACCTACACACCTATCAGTGTCAGCAACTAAACCTACACACCTATCAGTGTCAGCAACTAAACCTACACACCTATCAGTGTCAGCAACTAAACCTACACACCTATCAGTGTGCTTATCAACAGGTGATGTAACAACCTAGCTTTACATTCTTTTGATTTCTGCTCCAACTTTGTCTAAAAGAGGTAAACACTAGTGGTAATTGGATCTAGGTGTTGACAGTGCAATTTGTTTGCTGTCACTTCTAAGTCTTGTAACGGTCGCGTGACCGACTATGCCTGCTGCTACTCTGATGTGCTGCAACTACAACTGCAGTACAGTCCGTTACCAAGTTCTATCTTGGACAGGCACTGTTAAATACAACAAGCTAAATATTGctgacaatatatacaaataaatggctagtctatttgactcctgATTACATattactgccgttctatcataagattgcacgattgtgttacagtacttgtgtatcgactcactgtagtagattacatcgctacatgttacaggtgaagtgtctatgtaacatgcattgtgattggctgaagtGTGTATAAAGGTGACACAACCTATATAGTTGTACATCCGCGggaaaacaaaattttacaaatgttcaaatagataaacatctgaaaaattaatttttgtaaaatagaAGTATTACGCCGTAAAATAAATAACGCTGATATATAGAATTCGCgctgtaaaaatatacatgacTATACATGTTTTGATCCGGGGTGTTTTTTCCGTAGTATACGTACCTAGCACATGTGACGAACTTGACGGACCTGAAATAGctgttgtaaatataataaataataatgattgcaaaaaaaaaaatcaaacatagaAAGAGATAACACACAACCAGGTTATACTAGCTGTAGAAGAATACATactattgatttaaacataataatactggtaatgaataaatatgaaggtcaagAAGAAAGTATCTGCTAAAACATAACTGTTCAGTTTCATAATTATGGTAAGGTAcatgcatatttaaaaaaatgttaatttaactCTTAATTTGAACTTTATACTGAATAATAAAAGTGTGGAAGTACTAAAAATCGTCGATCGCCAAGCTGTCAACGCATGCATATTATAAGTTACCAGTAACGTAGCATGTGTGTTTGCACATGTGTACGTTACTATTTTAATATCTCGCTAAAATTAGAAGCGGTTCAACCAATCACAGCAAAATTAGAAGCAGTCCCCAACCGATCATATGTCCACAATGTCAAAGCCACAAATCGATCTAAAAGTACGCGAAAGGGTAgtgaaaatgtacaatgatgGGGTGtcatatggaaatatatatatctaaagcgGTCGGCATTTGTAAATCCACCTGTGGAAACATCGCAAAGTTGTACGAGGAACAGCATGGTTCTCTAATCTGATTCCATATCTAGATCTGGTGTCTAATCTGCTTCCATGTGTTCGGCCTATCAAGGCACCAACAAAGGTCagtgaagaagttgtttaatttGTTGAATACCAGAAGAAAATGAAACCAAGCATTTATGGTCATGAAATTCGAGAGAAACTTATTGAGGCAAACATGTGAACTTgtatgtaaatgaaaatgtgtccGCTCTGCCCCAGAGCAGGTGAACAAATGTTAACAAACATGCTTGAACAACGTGGACTAAATCTTGTCTTCCAACCACCATACTCTCCTTAGTACAATGTTGTTGAGTACGTATTTCATGCCATGAAATACAGGCTGGTAACATCAGAGTTCACAGAATTAACTATCATCAATGCCCTGTCTGACATTCCTGGTTCAGAACATCAGAGTTCACAGAATTAACTATCATCAATGCCCTGTCTGACATTCCTGGTTCGGAACTAAGTCGCTATTATGGACTGTGTGGTTATGTTTGAGATTAACGTTATGCCTAACATAAAACAGAGAAATCTCTGGTAAAAAgaactgttttatattttgtatttcacaGGAAAAAAGTGTTCTGTTCACCATAAAACAAACAGCTTCATTAATTTGTGCACACACGTTTTTCTCTTCTATTTTAAGATCAattcagccaatcacaatgcaTGTTATATTgacacttcacctgtaacatgtagcgatgtaatctactacagtgagtcgatacactagtactgtaacacaatcgtgcaatcttatgatagaacggcagtaacAACCATGATCTGATTCATTTACACCttgtaaaataaatcaaatacaaCAACTAAATCACCTTGAGCACCCTGTATCTTCAATACTACAGGCCTAGGTAAAGAGGCTGCTTCACTATCACAGTCAGTTCCTCGTGTACAAAGTACACAGTATCACGCACGACACCTGTTCCGAGACACCGTACCTGTGACTGCAATATACCGAGTCACCCTTTTACCGTGGCACCGAGTGCTTTGGCAAACCTTGTCTCATTGTTCTAGCAACACGTAACCCTGTATTACTGAACCCCTGGTATCGAACCGACACCCCGTTACCCTGTACTGCAATACAATGTAGTATACCCATAGTAGTAGCAACTGTACTCAGTGGAACCCAAACTTTCTAAGCTGGGCTCAGACTTATTCAGCTTGGTCACTGAAAGAATCTTGCCGAAGCAGAGGATTCATCTCTTACATTGTGCTCCCTATTGACAATCTAGCTAAGTTAGAATCAGTAGATTATTCCTGGTATGTagaattttaataattaaatactAATTTATTTTAACTGTATCAACTTCTCATATGGTAATATATCTTCCCTACATATAACTGTAAATTTAGAAATTATCAACAACACTCCAGCCCTGCCCAGTAGttagttattaattaattaaagtatcattaaaaactttaggaaatcaaggggaataactcttatCAAATATTGTACAATAATTCGCTTCAGTCTAATCTCATGTTCTCTGCTTAGGTTTCCCAAGTTCCTTAATTAATTGACAAGTCCCGTAATTGGTATCTTGTGACATAGTCTTTAGACCTAACCGACTCAACACATTTAACTAAATCCAGTTTCTCAAAATCGGCCTCCCTAGCAAAGGTTTGCTTAGTCCTTTCACAACATAAATCAAGGTCTGGGACTTCCCAGATTGAAATGTTCCAACAAATTTTCCTGCCACATCCAAATCATGAAATGGGTCATTCCAGATCCcagtaattaattatatatattataatatatatataatctgcTGTTTGACCTGATTACAGATGGACGGACAAAAGGACGAAGGACCCAGCTGGATGAAAGGTGAtttcggcaagcctcggttttactacattttgtgaccctagTAGTGGTGTTCCTATTAATTGAGTTCGTCGAGTATCGTTGGTTTGAGGTGTTTGAACAATTTAATCGAGTAAGACCTGTAATCCGAGTTTGTGTATAACGAAAGTAGAATTTTGCAAGAAATCATACCCAACTTGTTAAAATAATTCAAGCAATAGACGAATTGAAGAGTTAAGCACTACGTAGTAATGTAAACGTTCAGATGAGCATgatttgtgaagaaaataaGCGACATGCAAACATACTAATTTATTTTAACTGTATCAACTTCTCATATGGTAATATATCTTCCCTACATATAACTGTTAAATTTTAGTAAATTTAATACAACATACACTTCCAGCCCTGGACCTGACAGTAGTTtagttatttattaattaataagtATCATTTTAAATACTTTAGGTAATCAAGGGGAATAATAAACtcttatacaaatattgttacTATAATTCGCTTCACAGGTACTAATCTCATGTTTCTCTGCTTATGGTTTCCACAAGTATCCTTAATTACTTTTGACCTAGGTCCCAGTTAATTGCGTTATCTCTGTGGACATAGTCTCTTTAGTACCATAACCGAAatcaaaacacattttaactAAACTTCACAGTTTCTCAAAATCAGGCCTCCCTAGCCATAGGTTTGCATAGACCTTTCTTTCACAACATAAATTCTACGGTTCTTGGGACTTCCCAGATTTGAAATGTTTCTAACAAATTTTCCTTGCCACATCCAAATCATGAAATGGGTCATTCCAGATCCcagtaattaattatatatatattataaatatatatataatctgcTGTTTGACCTGATTACAGATGGACGGACAAAAGGACGAAGGACCCAGCTGGATGAAAGGTGAtttcggcaagcctcggttttactacattttgtgaccctagTAGTGGTGTTCCTATTAATTGAGTTCGTCGAGTATCGTTGGTTTGAGGTGTTTGAACAATTAATCGAGTAAGAAACCTGTAATCGAGTTTGTCGAAATTTTTCGACACCATGAACTAGAGCTGTTATCGTAGAGAAAATAAGCATCGCGATATCGTCAAAATTTGACGATATCGTCACGATAATATCACGATTTTTGccaagtaaaatataaaaggaatttatggaaatataagtcaTGTTTGGGGGACCAATCATGAAAGTACAATATAgagtgtaatttgtaaataaataaagtgaaacattcatcaaaacaaacatttatttgttatacttttaattagatgtttgtttacaagtcAATCAGATTCTGTCCGTGTCCGACAGtgcaatgtttttgtttcctttccaACTAACACATGATGGGTTACGTCTGACGacgatatcgtagatataagtTTTTTCAACGATATCGTCGTCTCTTCTCTACAATCGTGATATATCGCGATGCcgatatatgataacagctcTACCATGAACCATGATAACGAAAGTTTAAAGTTAACTGATCAGCAAAACATGCAAGAAATCATACCCAActtgtttaaaataattcacTTGTGTGgttatcatttcaaattttaagcaTCTAGACGAATTGAAGAGTGCATAAGCACTACGTAGTAATGTAAACGTTCAGATGAGCATgatttgtgaagaaaataaGCGACATGCAAACATGACAGCACAGAAAGGCCTCGCCATCGTAAGCCTTTAAAGGAAATTTTTATACAAGATTTGTTTATAATAAatcaaggaaaaaaataatcgattttaattgatTATTGATTGGTTAAATACAACTGATGATCGACAATgaaaatttccaaaatcaaatcTCTGAAAGACAAACAAAACCCGAAAATCTCTCCCCTCATTGTTTAATCTAAAACAACCTACTCTGAAATTAAGCTGTTGTGATGGTCATCatcttttgataaaatgaaacagtttactgttttacaatatttaatcacCTATAATACCATGTTCAGTAAATTTTTTCCCAAAACTGTTCTTTGAgcgattaaaaattcccaatttgttacGAAAACTTgtttcccaaaataccctgaaaaatcactATCATAGGAGTTATCACCCTTGTATCGCCAGACTTGAATACGTAATGAAACAAGTTTGTATCAACCCCTACTAAGTCTACCCAAGTTACTCTTTAAAAGCAGAATGCACGTCGAAACTTTAAAAAGATTATGTTGGTCGGGTTTGATTGATATACAGGGAATACCGATTCAAGACCCTTCAATACTGTATACATACCACGGAGGAAGTTCAATAACACATTGAATGCTTGAGAGACGCCAGGTTGATCGTAATTCTCGATGACATCTACTCCACCTTCCTGGAATTTTTCAAGTATCTTTATATTCAACATGTCCTTCATTTCGACCCCTTCACATTTAGGACGATCAGTGACAAAATCGGTTTTTTGTCTCCTCATGCTTTCATATGTTGTTTGAAGAGTAATATATGCATCGCTGAAAGAGGTTCCATCTTCAGCATTACAATTGTGTATTTCCAAATTTATGAAACGAACAAAACTTGGATAGGTTGTAATAACTTGAAACATTTTCTGCACCATCTTTTCCTCCTTAGATCCTTTGAATTCCCGTAGGTTTATGACAGGGTAGGCTTTTTTCCCCGCCATTTTCGTTTTGATTCGCTGAAACCGCAATCGGAACTCCTCTGGAGCGAGCGGAACTCCTCGGGCATCCAGCATTTTAGTTTCGTATCTTTTCATTGCATTACAGTATTTGACCGCGAAAATTCCAAACTAGACACTTGTAAGGtctcggagtaatttccgtCAATCTTCGAAGAAAATTCTCCGAAGGGATCCGATTGACAAGGATCCTGCAGAAATTAGTCACTGTTAGAGTTATATTTCATGCttatttcactgtaacgatatgtcacttaaacatttgatatttaaacattgacatgtaacttgatttagctccccaaaagcatatgtcgatatatataagagagccgaaagctagggatcatatattcctggttttgaataaagcgacttcaatatgttcag
This portion of the Argopecten irradians isolate NY chromosome 6, Ai_NY, whole genome shotgun sequence genome encodes:
- the LOC138324922 gene encoding uncharacterized protein is translated as MLDARGVPLAPEEFRLRFQRIKTKMAGKKAYPVINLREFKGSKEEKMVQKMFQVITTYPSFVRFINLEIHNCNAEDGTSFSDAYITLQTTYESMRRQKTDFVTDRPKCEGVEMKDMLNIKILEKFQEGGVDVIENYDQPGVSQAFNVLLNFLREIKSHEIGIWKSIDTASTTSKETLIVTGMAHHLFSRLVPDMKYEVDQYAKELPKTCVCGCNSSISEGDTSLGSLGTWHGRVDIMVNDTIAVAIGKEPSDYTEEDDDEPQKKQRKIETDQKCDIRVDVKRHSSVLLDLKVLNQILAEAITNGFAQVKKNRSSLSDFLIPTFGATADHISLCLYDPINDCLLHIFKELKLWINTHTRYKLNPETIIIIWLFLNFTSFTKKNLASAADLKKSGLHEHLKEDLYYYREAKEKCVLQPPDGPPWEMTSILVKHPNN